From the genome of Prevotella herbatica, one region includes:
- a CDS encoding anthranilate synthase component I family protein — MEIFNYTTHTEKILADLYTPVAVYMRLRDIYPQSALMESSDYHGNDNSRSFIGIHPMANIQVSHGVIRSTYPDGSVDETVINTSVKGKAKDVVADAINNFIGHFKVEGEGKDFCGLYGYTTFNAVRYFEDIDVKDATMEQNDAPDIYYIMYRDIIVFDHFNNSMQIISLSDDSSAIADILRSINKQNIKPYSFKPVGDTTSTLTDEEHKANVRRCVKHCLRGDVFQIVISRRFIQKYEGDDFKLYRALRSINPSPYLFYFDFGGFRIFGSSPETHNRIVGDKAYIDPIAGTTKRTGDTEQDRKNADFLRNDPKENAEHVMLVDLARNDLSRNCHDVKVDFYKDMQFYSHVIHLVSRVSGTLNEGANSIREFIDTFPAGTLSGAPKVRAMQIISELEPHNRGAYGGCIGFIGLTGELNQAIVIRTFISRNGELWFQAGSGIVAKSNDNYELEESSNKLGALVKAIHIAENL, encoded by the coding sequence ATGGAGATTTTTAATTATACTACACATACCGAGAAGATTCTTGCTGATCTTTATACACCTGTTGCTGTGTATATGAGGTTGCGCGACATCTATCCTCAAAGTGCATTGATGGAAAGTTCTGATTATCACGGAAATGATAATTCTAGAAGTTTCATCGGCATTCATCCAATGGCTAATATTCAGGTTAGTCATGGTGTAATCCGCAGTACTTATCCCGACGGATCAGTTGATGAAACTGTTATTAACACTTCTGTAAAGGGTAAAGCGAAAGATGTTGTTGCCGATGCGATAAATAATTTCATTGGACATTTTAAAGTTGAAGGCGAAGGGAAAGACTTCTGTGGTCTATATGGCTATACTACTTTCAATGCTGTACGCTATTTTGAAGACATTGATGTAAAGGATGCGACAATGGAACAGAACGATGCTCCCGACATCTATTATATAATGTATAGGGATATTATTGTTTTTGACCATTTCAATAACAGTATGCAGATTATAAGTCTTTCAGATGATTCTTCTGCTATTGCTGACATCCTGCGTTCTATCAACAAGCAGAATATAAAGCCATATAGTTTCAAACCTGTTGGTGATACTACTTCAACTCTTACCGATGAAGAGCATAAGGCTAATGTGCGCCGTTGCGTGAAGCATTGCTTGCGAGGAGATGTATTCCAGATTGTCATTTCTCGTCGTTTCATACAGAAATACGAGGGCGATGATTTCAAGCTCTATCGTGCTCTGCGTTCTATCAATCCAAGTCCATATTTGTTTTATTTTGATTTCGGAGGTTTCCGTATTTTCGGTTCTTCACCAGAAACTCATAATCGCATCGTTGGTGACAAGGCTTATATAGACCCTATTGCTGGAACAACAAAGCGTACTGGTGATACAGAACAGGACAGAAAGAATGCAGATTTTTTGCGTAACGATCCAAAAGAGAATGCCGAACATGTAATGTTGGTTGATTTGGCACGTAATGATTTAAGTCGTAATTGCCATGACGTGAAAGTTGATTTCTATAAGGATATGCAGTTTTATAGTCATGTGATTCATCTTGTTAGCCGTGTTAGTGGAACGCTTAATGAAGGTGCAAACAGCATAAGAGAGTTTATTGATACTTTCCCTGCTGGAACATTAAGTGGTGCTCCAAAGGTGCGTGCTATGCAGATTATTTCAGAATTGGAACCGCATAATAGGGGAGCGTATGGTGGCTGTATTGGCTTTATCGGACTCACCGGTGAACTTAATCAAGCAATTGTAATACGTACTTTCATTAGCCGTAATGGGGAGTTATGGTTTCAGGCTGGAAGTGGCATCGTTGCAAAGAGTAATGATAATTATGAGTTAGAAGAGAGCAGCAATAAGTTGGGTGCATTGGTAAAGGCAATTCATATTGCCGAAAACCTTTAG
- a CDS encoding anthranilate synthase component II produces the protein MSEYYNGIETSADTIKVDGKKVVIIDNYDSFTYNLAHLVKELGAEVTVYRNDRFQLNQLETFDKIILSPGPGIPSEAGLLLDVIKHYAGRKSILGVCLGHQAIGEAFGAKLINLDAVYHGVATPITQYGNDKIFAGLPKRFDVGRYHSWAVDKTGFPDSLEVTALSDDGCIMGLKHKHYDIHGIQFHPESVLTPEGKKIVGNWLDM, from the coding sequence ATGAGTGAATATTATAATGGAATAGAAACTTCTGCTGATACGATAAAGGTTGATGGCAAGAAGGTTGTTATCATTGATAACTATGATTCATTTACATATAATCTTGCGCACCTTGTAAAAGAGTTGGGCGCTGAAGTAACGGTATATCGTAATGATAGGTTTCAGTTGAATCAACTTGAGACATTCGATAAGATTATCCTCAGTCCAGGACCAGGTATTCCTTCTGAGGCTGGTTTACTTCTTGATGTTATCAAGCATTATGCAGGACGCAAGTCAATATTAGGAGTATGTCTTGGCCATCAGGCTATTGGTGAGGCTTTTGGAGCCAAACTGATTAATCTTGATGCGGTTTATCATGGTGTAGCAACTCCGATAACACAATATGGAAATGACAAAATATTTGCAGGACTTCCAAAGCGTTTTGATGTTGGTCGCTATCACAGTTGGGCTGTTGATAAAACAGGATTCCCTGATAGTCTTGAGGTCACTGCTTTAAGTGATGATGGCTGTATTATGGGATTGAAGCATAAGCACTATGATATCCATGGCATACAGTTTCATCCTGAGAGCGTGCTTACTCCCGAAGGTAAGAAGATTGTAGGTAATTGGCTTGATATGTAA
- the glf gene encoding UDP-galactopyranose mutase, translated as MKKYDYLIVGSGLFGATFAYMAKKQGKKCLVIDKRTQLGGNIYCENIEGINVHKYGAHIFHTSNKNVWDFVNSIVEFNRYTNSPVANYKGKLYNLPFNMNTFYQMWGVTTPDEAQAKIDEQKAEAVAKMKAEGATEPRNLEEQAQTLIGKDIYEKLIKGYTEKQWGRKCTELPAFIIKRLPVRMVFDNNYFNDTYQGIPIGGYNKLIDGLLDGVECHKNIDFFDLRKDINKNEDGTFTLDASSNDALGNDLYSFGEVVFTGQIDEFYDYKYGKLNFRTVKFEQDIIDKPNYQGNAVINYTEAEVPYTRVIEHKHFEMFGQKVYDCKKTVISKEYSTEWKDGMEPYYPVNDKINNELAEKYRALAAKESNVIFGGRLAEYKYYDMAPVVENVMKLFK; from the coding sequence ATGAAAAAATACGATTACCTTATAGTTGGCTCCGGACTTTTTGGAGCAACATTCGCCTACATGGCAAAGAAACAAGGCAAGAAATGTCTAGTGATTGACAAGCGTACTCAACTTGGAGGAAATATATATTGCGAGAATATTGAAGGTATAAACGTACACAAATATGGCGCACATATATTCCATACGAGTAATAAAAATGTATGGGATTTCGTGAACTCAATCGTTGAGTTTAACAGATATACAAATTCTCCTGTTGCAAATTATAAAGGGAAACTTTATAATCTGCCTTTCAACATGAACACATTTTACCAGATGTGGGGAGTGACAACACCAGATGAAGCTCAGGCTAAGATTGATGAGCAGAAAGCGGAAGCTGTGGCTAAGATGAAGGCTGAAGGTGCAACAGAACCAAGAAACCTTGAAGAGCAAGCTCAAACTCTTATCGGTAAAGATATATACGAGAAACTTATCAAGGGATATACCGAAAAGCAATGGGGAAGAAAATGCACGGAACTACCTGCCTTTATCATTAAAAGACTGCCTGTACGAATGGTGTTCGACAATAATTATTTCAACGATACATACCAGGGTATTCCTATAGGAGGATATAATAAACTTATTGACGGATTACTAGATGGAGTGGAATGTCATAAAAATATTGATTTCTTTGATTTAAGAAAGGATATAAACAAAAACGAAGACGGAACTTTCACTCTTGACGCATCAAGCAATGATGCCCTTGGAAATGACTTATACAGTTTTGGGGAAGTTGTATTCACAGGACAGATTGATGAATTCTATGATTACAAATACGGTAAACTAAACTTCCGTACCGTAAAATTTGAACAGGATATTATTGACAAGCCTAACTATCAGGGAAATGCAGTGATAAACTATACTGAAGCAGAAGTGCCTTACACACGTGTGATTGAGCACAAGCATTTCGAGATGTTCGGGCAAAAGGTATATGACTGTAAAAAGACGGTTATATCAAAAGAATATTCCACAGAATGGAAAGACGGAATGGAACCATATTATCCAGTAAACGATAAGATAAACAACGAACTCGCTGAGAAATATCGCGCACTGGCAGCAAAGGAAAGTAATGTAATTTTTGGAGGTAGACTTGCTGAATATAAATATTACGACATGGCACCGGTTGTGGAGAACGTGATGAAACTGTTTAAATAA
- a CDS encoding glycosyl hydrolase 115 family protein → MKRLLLATAFIISSLTIMAGDIVWYDGHYPITYTVHKKCKLVVRTALDMFSDDMQDVTGMKAIQSSPTTAKIQITQLDIASNSTKKSLKSMNVPVDEIASKTECFDIRTNKSGTILITGSDGRGTAYGILELSRMAGVSPWTWWADSKPQHKDILTINDNFNTTQSPSVKYRGIFINDEDWSLQPWSWKIYEKENKTGCIGAKTYKQIFKLLLRLRANTMWPAMHRGTVPFYFVNGNKETADSCGIIIGTSHCEPLMRNNVGEWDVVKRGNFNYVTNGKNVRDYWAERLKEVARYDNLYTIGMRGIHDGSMEGVKTMQEKTIWLQNAIDDQRELLKKYVNKDVACIPQVFVPYKEVLQIMENGLKVPEDVTLLWCDDNYGYMTRLKEKNEQQRSGGAGVYYHMSYWGRPHDYLWLCTTQPGLVYSEMKQAYDNNARKEWIVNIHNPKPAAYQLELFMDMAWNINSISPSTINNHLGNWLIREFGENAGKKLLPVMLEYYRLCGIRKPEHMGWTQVELDKATNVRGMSWIKDTEFSNEFGGEMDRYLEHYADIKKAIEDIKGTIAKEKRDAYFSHIEYGVCASADMATKMLEAQRARSFATGQVNATLWSRDSVMTLASAKSMEAYHDIQNITDYYNNKMAGGKWKYSMTSMPRDLFAFYPPMLPIMPSDSIAKEMIIKSAVAKRHTIKINDAIAMDACQYSSATAGAYTIQALGHSMNAVALPKEGYLEYEFESDRNADTMLRVAVIPTQPNDDGDIRIAINIDGKDYTVKSYKEKDRSEQWKLNVLRGQAVLLFPINISKGHHTLSIKAIDNHVEVDQWMIDFIKDRHFYVFPTQSDN, encoded by the coding sequence ATGAAAAGACTTTTGCTAGCAACAGCTTTTATTATATCGTCGTTGACCATTATGGCTGGGGACATTGTATGGTATGACGGACATTATCCGATTACATACACCGTACATAAGAAATGCAAACTTGTGGTGAGGACTGCACTTGACATGTTTTCTGATGACATGCAAGATGTTACTGGGATGAAGGCTATACAATCATCACCAACAACAGCAAAGATACAGATTACACAATTGGATATTGCTTCGAACAGCACTAAGAAAAGTCTGAAAAGCATGAACGTTCCTGTTGATGAGATTGCGAGTAAAACTGAATGTTTCGACATAAGAACAAATAAAAGCGGAACGATACTTATTACTGGTTCTGACGGAAGAGGAACTGCCTATGGAATACTAGAACTATCAAGAATGGCGGGAGTATCGCCATGGACATGGTGGGCGGACTCTAAGCCACAACATAAAGACATTCTCACTATTAACGATAATTTCAACACGACACAAAGTCCTTCAGTAAAATATAGGGGCATATTCATAAATGATGAAGACTGGAGTCTGCAACCATGGAGTTGGAAGATTTACGAAAAGGAAAATAAAACAGGATGTATCGGCGCAAAGACATACAAGCAGATATTCAAGCTGTTGCTGAGACTGCGCGCAAACACGATGTGGCCAGCTATGCACAGAGGAACCGTTCCATTTTACTTTGTAAATGGCAATAAAGAGACGGCTGATAGCTGCGGCATCATCATTGGAACATCACACTGCGAACCTTTGATGAGAAACAATGTAGGCGAATGGGATGTGGTAAAACGAGGCAACTTTAACTATGTAACAAACGGAAAAAATGTACGTGACTACTGGGCTGAACGATTAAAAGAGGTGGCACGATACGACAATCTATACACTATCGGCATGAGAGGAATACATGACGGAAGTATGGAAGGCGTGAAAACAATGCAGGAAAAAACGATATGGTTGCAAAATGCTATTGACGACCAAAGAGAACTGCTGAAAAAATACGTAAATAAAGACGTGGCATGTATTCCACAGGTATTCGTTCCTTACAAAGAGGTGTTGCAGATAATGGAAAACGGTTTGAAAGTGCCAGAAGACGTAACATTGTTATGGTGTGACGACAACTATGGTTACATGACACGCCTTAAAGAGAAAAACGAGCAACAACGCAGCGGTGGCGCAGGAGTGTATTATCACATGAGTTACTGGGGCAGACCACATGACTACTTATGGTTATGCACAACACAACCAGGACTGGTGTATAGCGAGATGAAACAGGCTTATGACAATAACGCCAGAAAGGAATGGATCGTAAACATTCATAATCCAAAGCCAGCAGCTTATCAACTGGAACTGTTCATGGATATGGCTTGGAACATAAATAGCATTTCGCCATCAACAATAAACAATCATCTAGGCAACTGGCTGATAAGAGAGTTTGGTGAGAACGCAGGAAAGAAGCTGCTGCCTGTTATGTTGGAATATTATAGACTTTGCGGAATACGTAAACCAGAGCACATGGGATGGACTCAAGTAGAACTTGACAAAGCAACCAACGTTCGAGGAATGTCGTGGATAAAGGACACGGAATTCAGCAATGAGTTTGGTGGTGAAATGGATCGTTATCTTGAACATTATGCTGACATTAAGAAAGCTATTGAAGACATTAAGGGGACTATTGCGAAAGAAAAGAGAGATGCTTATTTTTCACATATAGAATATGGTGTATGTGCTTCTGCTGACATGGCGACAAAGATGCTTGAGGCACAACGTGCACGCTCGTTTGCTACAGGACAGGTAAACGCGACACTCTGGTCACGCGACTCTGTTATGACATTGGCTAGTGCCAAAAGCATGGAGGCATATCATGATATTCAGAACATCACTGATTACTACAATAACAAAATGGCTGGTGGTAAATGGAAATATTCAATGACCTCTATGCCAAGAGATTTATTCGCATTCTATCCTCCAATGCTACCGATAATGCCCTCTGACAGTATAGCAAAAGAGATGATAATAAAATCGGCTGTTGCGAAAAGACACACTATAAAGATAAACGATGCCATAGCGATGGATGCATGCCAATACTCATCGGCAACGGCTGGCGCATATACTATTCAGGCATTGGGACATAGCATGAACGCTGTGGCTTTGCCAAAAGAAGGCTATCTGGAATATGAATTCGAATCTGACAGAAATGCCGACACAATGCTACGTGTAGCTGTTATACCGACACAACCTAATGACGACGGAGATATTCGTATTGCGATAAACATTGACGGAAAGGATTACACTGTGAAATCATATAAGGAGAAAGATCGTTCGGAACAATGGAAACTGAATGTGCTTAGAGGACAGGCTGTATTATTATTCCCTATAAATATTTCGAAAGGGCATCACACCCTTTCTATCAAGGCTATTGACAACCACGTGGAAGTAGATCAATGGATGATTGATTTCATTAAAGATCGCCATTTCTATGTGTTTCCGACACAATCAGACAATTGA
- a CDS encoding Hsp20/alpha crystallin family protein: protein MWLPVLRTNNNWLDNAFNDFFDDSAMKRMNSTAPAVNVKEDETAYTMEVAVPGIKKDFCRVDINNDGDLNIAIENKMEHKEENKKERYLRREFSYTNYQQTYSLPDNVNKEGISAKVTDGVLTIQLPKIEKVEQKVQRKIEVG, encoded by the coding sequence ATGTGGTTACCAGTATTACGTACAAACAACAATTGGTTAGACAATGCATTCAATGATTTCTTTGATGACAGTGCAATGAAACGAATGAATTCTACCGCACCTGCAGTCAACGTTAAAGAAGACGAAACAGCTTATACAATGGAAGTTGCAGTGCCTGGAATTAAAAAGGATTTTTGTCGTGTAGACATCAATAACGATGGCGATCTTAATATTGCCATTGAGAATAAAATGGAACACAAGGAGGAGAACAAAAAAGAGCGTTATCTGCGCAGAGAGTTCTCATACACGAACTATCAGCAAACATATTCTCTTCCAGACAATGTCAACAAAGAAGGCATCAGTGCAAAGGTCACAGATGGCGTCTTGACAATACAGTTGCCTAAGATTGAAAAAGTTGAACAAAAAGTTCAGCGTAAGATAGAAGTTGGTTAA
- a CDS encoding efflux RND transporter permease subunit: MFQKIIDYSIKNKLVIGIMTLALIVWGGVSLSQLPFDSTPDITNNQVQVITQAPTLGAQEVEQYVTTPLEMSFANIPDIIERRSISRSGLSVVTLVFRDNVDIYWARQQVSQQMKEAEEQIPSGAGKVSLAPISTGLGEIYQYTIHPKKGYENKFTLTDIRTVQDWIVRKQFAGTEGVAEVNGWGGYVKQYEVAINSDRLASFGLTVSDLYNAIEKNNKNTGGSYIEQGNNQYFIRGIGLTRTLDDIRQIPVKTVNSIPVLVSDVADVRFGTAMRYGAVTRNGEGEVVSGITLMLKGENFQEVMKNVKTRMNQIQKSLPKGLVIEPFIDRTQLVDRVTATISRNLVEGLLIVMFMLVLFLGNARAGLVVASVIPLSMLFAFGMMKTFGVGGNLMSLGALDFGIIVDGAVIIVECVSGYVATHGVKFGRKRLSQADMDKVVTHSAGKMMSSAAFGEIIIMTVYIPLFTLVGIEGKMFRPMAMTVFFAVLGAFILSLTYVPVASSLFLSKKVSHKENFSDRMMHTIQRFYYPIVDKSLKHCKAIIVSGVALLALALLLFSRMGGEFIPNLEEGDLCAELSMKQGTSLTKMIESTTAAEKILKKKFPEVKQVVTRIGSSEIPTDPMPMERADMMISLKSKDEWTTAKTQADLSDKMEEAMNKVDGLNVEMSQPIQMRTNELITGVKQDVAINIYGNNIDSLASIAKHVANEIANVDGVGTPVVERVSGLPQLQVIYDRARLSAYGISIDDANNTLQSAFAGATAGSVFEEDKRFDIVLRLNKDIRDNVETLQNLLLTVPDGSTVPLSQVAEIKYVNVPSQITHDEGQRRIYVGFNVRGRDVESTISDIEHKLDTELKLPTGYHYTYGGQFENLKEAKAKLSVAVPVALVIILFLLFITLRSMREVLIVFTEIPLAAIGGIIALWARGMPFSISAGVGFIALFGVVVLNGIVLINQFNEFERQGITDINRRILNGCMLRLRPVLMTALVASLGFLPMAISTGDGAEVQRPLATVVIGGLIIATILTLVVLPAIYKLYSRKKK, encoded by the coding sequence ATGTTTCAGAAAATAATCGATTATTCAATAAAGAATAAATTGGTTATTGGCATCATGACGTTAGCCCTCATTGTATGGGGTGGAGTGTCTTTGAGCCAATTACCGTTTGATTCTACACCGGATATTACAAATAATCAGGTGCAGGTAATTACACAAGCTCCAACACTTGGAGCACAGGAGGTTGAGCAATATGTAACAACACCACTCGAAATGTCATTTGCTAATATTCCTGATATCATTGAACGCAGAAGTATCAGCAGAAGTGGACTGAGTGTAGTTACATTGGTGTTTCGTGATAATGTTGATATATACTGGGCACGCCAGCAAGTAAGTCAGCAGATGAAGGAGGCTGAGGAACAGATTCCTTCGGGTGCAGGTAAAGTAAGTCTTGCACCAATCAGTACAGGACTTGGAGAGATTTACCAATACACAATTCATCCAAAGAAAGGGTATGAAAATAAGTTCACCTTGACGGATATACGAACCGTGCAAGACTGGATTGTGCGCAAGCAGTTTGCTGGTACTGAAGGTGTTGCTGAGGTAAATGGATGGGGTGGATATGTGAAGCAGTATGAAGTGGCAATAAACAGTGATCGCCTGGCTTCATTTGGTCTTACCGTGAGCGACCTTTACAATGCCATCGAAAAGAACAATAAAAACACGGGTGGAAGTTATATAGAGCAAGGAAACAATCAATATTTTATACGAGGAATAGGATTGACTCGCACACTGGATGACATCAGGCAAATACCAGTGAAGACCGTCAACAGTATTCCTGTTCTTGTATCAGATGTAGCTGATGTTCGTTTTGGTACAGCTATGAGATATGGCGCAGTAACGAGAAATGGCGAGGGCGAAGTTGTAAGTGGTATCACACTCATGTTGAAAGGCGAGAACTTTCAGGAGGTGATGAAAAATGTGAAGACTCGTATGAATCAGATTCAGAAGAGTCTACCTAAGGGACTTGTGATAGAGCCGTTTATAGACCGCACTCAGTTGGTTGATAGAGTAACGGCAACAATATCACGCAATTTGGTAGAAGGACTACTAATCGTAATGTTCATGCTCGTGCTGTTTCTTGGTAATGCTCGTGCTGGACTGGTGGTAGCATCTGTCATTCCGCTGTCAATGCTTTTTGCCTTTGGCATGATGAAGACGTTTGGTGTTGGTGGAAACCTGATGAGTCTAGGTGCACTGGATTTTGGTATTATTGTTGACGGAGCCGTAATCATCGTGGAATGTGTGAGCGGATATGTTGCCACGCATGGTGTGAAATTCGGTAGAAAGCGACTCTCGCAAGCTGACATGGATAAGGTTGTTACACATAGTGCAGGCAAGATGATGAGTAGTGCTGCTTTCGGAGAAATTATCATCATGACGGTTTATATTCCGCTGTTTACATTGGTAGGCATAGAGGGAAAGATGTTTCGCCCAATGGCAATGACGGTATTCTTCGCTGTGCTTGGTGCATTCATCCTGTCGCTTACCTATGTTCCAGTAGCCAGTTCACTTTTCTTGTCAAAGAAAGTCAGCCACAAGGAGAATTTCTCTGATCGCATGATGCATACCATTCAGCGATTCTATTATCCCATTGTAGATAAGAGTCTGAAACACTGTAAGGCTATCATCGTTTCAGGTGTAGCATTGTTGGCTTTGGCATTGCTTTTATTTAGCAGAATGGGCGGTGAGTTTATTCCTAATCTTGAGGAAGGCGATCTATGTGCCGAATTGAGTATGAAACAAGGTACATCACTCACTAAAATGATAGAGTCTACTACTGCCGCAGAAAAGATATTAAAGAAGAAGTTTCCTGAAGTAAAACAGGTGGTGACACGTATAGGTAGTTCGGAAATACCTACAGACCCAATGCCTATGGAGCGTGCAGACATGATGATTTCACTAAAGTCAAAGGATGAGTGGACAACCGCAAAGACTCAGGCTGATTTATCTGATAAAATGGAAGAAGCCATGAATAAGGTTGATGGACTGAACGTGGAGATGTCGCAACCGATACAGATGCGCACCAATGAACTGATAACGGGCGTGAAACAAGATGTGGCGATTAATATATATGGTAATAACATAGATTCACTGGCGAGTATAGCAAAGCATGTGGCAAATGAGATTGCAAATGTTGATGGTGTGGGCACACCAGTTGTAGAACGAGTTTCAGGATTACCGCAATTACAGGTGATTTATGATCGTGCACGTCTTTCAGCCTATGGTATTTCAATAGATGATGCTAACAACACACTGCAATCAGCTTTTGCGGGTGCAACAGCAGGATCTGTTTTTGAAGAAGACAAACGATTCGACATTGTTTTGCGACTGAATAAGGATATACGTGATAATGTGGAGACATTACAGAATCTTCTGCTCACTGTTCCCGACGGAAGTACAGTTCCTTTATCGCAGGTAGCTGAAATAAAATATGTGAATGTTCCGTCGCAGATTACGCACGACGAGGGGCAACGACGTATTTACGTAGGTTTTAATGTCCGTGGGCGAGATGTAGAAAGTACAATCAGTGATATTGAACATAAACTGGATACAGAACTGAAGTTGCCTACGGGGTATCATTATACCTATGGTGGTCAGTTTGAAAATCTGAAGGAAGCAAAGGCTAAACTATCTGTTGCAGTTCCTGTGGCGTTAGTCATCATTCTCTTTCTGCTATTCATCACTCTTCGAAGTATGCGTGAGGTGCTGATTGTATTTACCGAAATTCCGCTTGCAGCTATTGGTGGTATAATTGCCCTTTGGGCTAGAGGGATGCCTTTCAGTATATCGGCAGGTGTAGGATTTATTGCTCTCTTTGGTGTCGTGGTGCTAAATGGTATCGTACTGATAAATCAGTTTAACGAGTTTGAACGTCAGGGAATAACCGACATCAACCGAAGAATACTAAACGGATGTATGCTTCGTCTTCGTCCTGTGTTGATGACGGCTCTTGTGGCATCACTCGGTTTTCTGCCAATGGCAATATCTACGGGTGACGGTGCCGAAGTTCAGCGTCCGTTAGCAACAGTAGTGATAGGAGGATTAATCATAGCCACGATACTCACGCTAGTAGTTTTGCCGGCAATATATAAACTGTATTCAAGGAAGAAAAAATAG
- a CDS encoding TolC family protein, whose translation MKRIIIIALAMMAIVQSMIAQERRMTLNEILKLATERNLSLQSSRIAVERTRALQGTAFNLDPTAVSLSQDPTSGGSPDNAITVSQSFALPSVYTARKSLLKAQTDVERSRLAVNESELKREVSKAFYDLLYAHDVLTIYSRQNSIYNDFNRVAVAKFKAGETGRLEKMNAERLKRENEIKNMNAERDFRTAQLVMMKWLNTDTLIVPVDSIDDKAIFQSNPSIDSPLLMLAKADVDVANRQLKLEKRGYLPTLSLGASIQAVIKGFNPYNIERRPYSKGDFMGFSVGVNIPLAFGAQKAKMNAARKNVDIARLNVRNQEYMLRKAYEVAYNDYLSALNSLEYYQTKGVPQAREMERISKISYENGSIGYIELMQNMQSAVDVWKDYADAVCRYNKTIVELNYLKGDKQ comes from the coding sequence ATGAAAAGAATTATAATCATTGCACTCGCCATGATGGCGATAGTGCAAAGTATGATAGCGCAGGAGCGCAGAATGACTCTGAATGAAATACTGAAACTGGCTACGGAGCGCAATCTCTCATTGCAAAGTTCACGAATAGCTGTTGAGAGAACTCGCGCCCTGCAAGGTACTGCTTTTAATTTAGACCCTACAGCAGTGAGTTTGTCACAGGATCCGACGAGTGGAGGTAGTCCTGATAATGCTATCACAGTGAGTCAGAGTTTTGCTCTTCCAAGTGTTTACACTGCACGAAAGTCATTGCTCAAAGCGCAGACCGATGTAGAAAGAAGCAGACTGGCGGTGAACGAAAGTGAGTTGAAACGTGAGGTTAGCAAAGCCTTCTATGATTTGCTATATGCTCATGACGTACTTACTATCTATTCACGTCAGAACAGTATTTACAATGACTTTAACCGTGTGGCTGTGGCTAAGTTCAAAGCTGGTGAAACAGGAAGATTGGAGAAGATGAACGCTGAGCGACTGAAGCGTGAAAACGAGATAAAGAATATGAACGCAGAGAGAGACTTCCGCACAGCGCAACTCGTGATGATGAAATGGTTGAATACGGATACGTTAATCGTGCCTGTTGATTCTATTGATGACAAAGCAATTTTTCAGAGTAATCCATCTATAGACTCACCTCTTCTGATGCTTGCAAAAGCAGATGTTGACGTGGCAAACCGCCAGTTGAAACTTGAAAAGAGAGGTTATCTGCCCACGTTATCATTGGGTGCCAGCATTCAGGCTGTTATCAAGGGATTCAATCCTTATAATATAGAGCGACGTCCATACTCAAAAGGAGACTTCATGGGATTTTCTGTCGGGGTGAATATACCATTGGCATTTGGAGCACAGAAGGCCAAAATGAATGCTGCACGCAAGAATGTAGATATAGCAAGACTGAATGTCAGAAATCAGGAGTATATGCTGCGCAAAGCTTATGAAGTGGCATATAACGACTATCTAAGTGCGCTCAACTCACTGGAGTATTATCAAACGAAAGGAGTGCCACAAGCGCGTGAGATGGAACGTATATCAAAAATAAGTTATGAGAATGGTTCAATAGGTTATATAGAACTGATGCAGAATATGCAGAGCGCTGTAGATGTGTGGAAAGACTATGCTGATGCAGTGTGCAGATATAACAAAACGATTGTGGAATTAAATTATCTGAAAGGAGATAAACAATGA